In Mastomys coucha isolate ucsf_1 unplaced genomic scaffold, UCSF_Mcou_1 pScaffold5, whole genome shotgun sequence, one genomic interval encodes:
- the Sp2 gene encoding transcription factor Sp2 isoform X2: MSMAATAAVSPSDYLQPAAATTQDSQPSPLALLAATCSKIGPPAVEAAVTPPAPPQPTPRKLVPIKPAPLPLSPCKNSFSILSSKGNILQIQGSQLSASYPGGQFVFAIQNPTLINKGSRSNASIQYQVPQIQGNSSQTIQVQPSLTNQIQIIPGTNQAIITPSASGHKPVPIKPAPVQKSNATTTPVQSGASVVKLTGGSGNMTLTLPLNNLVNTSDIGGSAQLLTESPPTPLSKTNKKARKKSLPVSQPSVAVAEQVETVLIETTADNIIQAGNNLLIVQSPGGGQPAVVQQVQVVPPKAEQQQVVQIPQQALRVVQAASATLPTVPQKPSQNFQIQTTEPTPTQVYIRTPSGEVQTVLVQDSPPATAATTSTVTCNSPALRAPHLSGTSKKHSAAILRKERPLPKIAPAGSIISLNAAQLAAAAQAMQTININGVQVQGVPVTITNTGGQQQLTVQNVSGNNLTISGLSPTQIQLQMEQALAGEAQPGEKRRRMACTCPNCKDGEKRSGEQGKKKHVCHIPDCGKTFRKTSLLRAHVRLHTGERPFVCNWFFCGKRFTRSDELQRHARTHTGDKRFECAQCQKRFMRSDHLTKHYKTHLGTKGL; this comes from the exons ATGAGCATGGCCGCCACTGCTGCTGTCAGTCCCAGTGACTACCTGCAGCCTGCTGCCGCTACTACCCAG GACTCCCAGCCATCTCCCTTGGCCCTGCTTGCTGCAACATGTAGCAAAATTGGCCCCCCAGCTGTTGAAGCTGCAGTGACACCTCCTGCTCCCCCCCAGCCTACCCCAAGGAAACTGGTCCCTATCAAACCGGCTCCTCTCCCTCTCAGTCCCTGCAAGAATAGCTTTAGCATCTTGTCATCTAAAGGAAATATACTTCAGATTCAGGGCTCCCAGCTGAGTGCCTCCTACCCTGGAGGGCAATTTGTGTTTGCAATCCAGAACCCCACCCTGATCAACAAAGGGAGCCGATCAAATGCAAGTATCCAGTACCAAGTCCCTCAAATTCAAGGGAACAGTTCCCAGACCATCCAGGTGCAGCCCAGTCTCACCAACCAGATCCAGATCATCCCTGGCACCAACCAAGCCATCATCACCCCATCAGCGTCCGGCCATAAGCCTGTCCCCATCAAGCCAGCTCCTGTCCAGAAGTCAAATGCGACTACCACCCCTGTGCAGAGCGGGGCCAGCGTGGTGAAGCTGACAGGTGGGAGTGGCAACATGACGCTCACCCTGCCGCTCAACAACCTGGTGAACACCAGTGATATTGGAGGCTCTGCTCAGCTCCTCACCGAGAGCCCTCCTACCCCACTGTCTAAGACTAACAAAAAAGCTAGGAAGAAGAGCCTTCCTGTGTCGCAGCCATCAGTAGCTGTGGCTGAGCAGGTGGAGACGGTGCTGATAGAGACAACGGCAGACAACATCATCCAGGCAGGAAACAACCTGCTGATCGTCCAGAGCCCTGGCGGGGGCCAGCCAGCTGTGGTACAGCAAGTCCAGGTGGTGCCACCCAAGGCTGAACAGCAACAGGTGGTCCAGATACCCCAGCAGGCACTTCGGGTGGTGCAAGCTGCCTCTGCCACCCTCCCCACCGTTCCCCAGAAGCCCTCCCAGAACTTTCAGATCCAGACAACTGAACCAACACCAACCCAG GTTTATATCCGTACACCCTCTGGCGAGGTACAGACAGTCCTTGTCCAGGACAGCCCCCCAGCAACAGCTGCAACCACATCAACCGTCACCTGTAACAGCCCTGCACTCCGAGCTCCCCATCTGAGTGGCACCAGCAAAAAACATTCAGCTGCCATTCTCCGAAAAGAGCGGCCCCTGCCAAAGATTGCACCTGCTGGGAGCATCATCAGCCTGAATGCTGCACAGCTGGCGGCAGCTGCTCAGGCCATGCAGACCATCAACATCAATGGAGTCCAAGTCCAGGGTGTGCCCGTCACCATCACCAACACTGGCG GGCAGCAACAGCTGACAGTACAGAACGTGTCTGGAAACAACCTGACTATCAGCGGGCTGAGCCCTACCCAGATCCAGCTGCAGATGGAGCAGGCCCTGGCTGGAGAGGCCCAGCCTGGGGAGAAACGGCGGCGCATGGCCTGCACATGTCCCAACTGCAAGGATGGGGAGAAGAG GTCTGGGGAGCAGGGCAAGAAGAAGCACGTGTGCCACATCCCAGACTGTGGAAAGACTTTCCGGAAGACATCGTTGCTTCGGGCCCATGTCCGCCTGCACACTGGCGAGCGACCCTTTGTCTGCAACTGGTTCTTCTGTGGAAAGAGGTTCACACGGAGTGATGAACTCCAGCGACATGCTCGAACCCACACAG GGGACAAGCGCTTTGAGTGTGCCCAATGTCAGAAGCGCTTCATGAGGAGTGACCACCTCACCAAGCATTACAAGACCCACCTAGGCACGAAGGGCTTGTAA
- the Sp2 gene encoding transcription factor Sp2 isoform X1 — protein MSDPQMSMAATAAVSPSDYLQPAAATTQDSQPSPLALLAATCSKIGPPAVEAAVTPPAPPQPTPRKLVPIKPAPLPLSPCKNSFSILSSKGNILQIQGSQLSASYPGGQFVFAIQNPTLINKGSRSNASIQYQVPQIQGNSSQTIQVQPSLTNQIQIIPGTNQAIITPSASGHKPVPIKPAPVQKSNATTTPVQSGASVVKLTGGSGNMTLTLPLNNLVNTSDIGGSAQLLTESPPTPLSKTNKKARKKSLPVSQPSVAVAEQVETVLIETTADNIIQAGNNLLIVQSPGGGQPAVVQQVQVVPPKAEQQQVVQIPQQALRVVQAASATLPTVPQKPSQNFQIQTTEPTPTQVYIRTPSGEVQTVLVQDSPPATAATTSTVTCNSPALRAPHLSGTSKKHSAAILRKERPLPKIAPAGSIISLNAAQLAAAAQAMQTININGVQVQGVPVTITNTGGQQQLTVQNVSGNNLTISGLSPTQIQLQMEQALAGEAQPGEKRRRMACTCPNCKDGEKRSGEQGKKKHVCHIPDCGKTFRKTSLLRAHVRLHTGERPFVCNWFFCGKRFTRSDELQRHARTHTGDKRFECAQCQKRFMRSDHLTKHYKTHLGTKGL, from the exons ATCCACAGATGAGCATGGCCGCCACTGCTGCTGTCAGTCCCAGTGACTACCTGCAGCCTGCTGCCGCTACTACCCAG GACTCCCAGCCATCTCCCTTGGCCCTGCTTGCTGCAACATGTAGCAAAATTGGCCCCCCAGCTGTTGAAGCTGCAGTGACACCTCCTGCTCCCCCCCAGCCTACCCCAAGGAAACTGGTCCCTATCAAACCGGCTCCTCTCCCTCTCAGTCCCTGCAAGAATAGCTTTAGCATCTTGTCATCTAAAGGAAATATACTTCAGATTCAGGGCTCCCAGCTGAGTGCCTCCTACCCTGGAGGGCAATTTGTGTTTGCAATCCAGAACCCCACCCTGATCAACAAAGGGAGCCGATCAAATGCAAGTATCCAGTACCAAGTCCCTCAAATTCAAGGGAACAGTTCCCAGACCATCCAGGTGCAGCCCAGTCTCACCAACCAGATCCAGATCATCCCTGGCACCAACCAAGCCATCATCACCCCATCAGCGTCCGGCCATAAGCCTGTCCCCATCAAGCCAGCTCCTGTCCAGAAGTCAAATGCGACTACCACCCCTGTGCAGAGCGGGGCCAGCGTGGTGAAGCTGACAGGTGGGAGTGGCAACATGACGCTCACCCTGCCGCTCAACAACCTGGTGAACACCAGTGATATTGGAGGCTCTGCTCAGCTCCTCACCGAGAGCCCTCCTACCCCACTGTCTAAGACTAACAAAAAAGCTAGGAAGAAGAGCCTTCCTGTGTCGCAGCCATCAGTAGCTGTGGCTGAGCAGGTGGAGACGGTGCTGATAGAGACAACGGCAGACAACATCATCCAGGCAGGAAACAACCTGCTGATCGTCCAGAGCCCTGGCGGGGGCCAGCCAGCTGTGGTACAGCAAGTCCAGGTGGTGCCACCCAAGGCTGAACAGCAACAGGTGGTCCAGATACCCCAGCAGGCACTTCGGGTGGTGCAAGCTGCCTCTGCCACCCTCCCCACCGTTCCCCAGAAGCCCTCCCAGAACTTTCAGATCCAGACAACTGAACCAACACCAACCCAG GTTTATATCCGTACACCCTCTGGCGAGGTACAGACAGTCCTTGTCCAGGACAGCCCCCCAGCAACAGCTGCAACCACATCAACCGTCACCTGTAACAGCCCTGCACTCCGAGCTCCCCATCTGAGTGGCACCAGCAAAAAACATTCAGCTGCCATTCTCCGAAAAGAGCGGCCCCTGCCAAAGATTGCACCTGCTGGGAGCATCATCAGCCTGAATGCTGCACAGCTGGCGGCAGCTGCTCAGGCCATGCAGACCATCAACATCAATGGAGTCCAAGTCCAGGGTGTGCCCGTCACCATCACCAACACTGGCG GGCAGCAACAGCTGACAGTACAGAACGTGTCTGGAAACAACCTGACTATCAGCGGGCTGAGCCCTACCCAGATCCAGCTGCAGATGGAGCAGGCCCTGGCTGGAGAGGCCCAGCCTGGGGAGAAACGGCGGCGCATGGCCTGCACATGTCCCAACTGCAAGGATGGGGAGAAGAG GTCTGGGGAGCAGGGCAAGAAGAAGCACGTGTGCCACATCCCAGACTGTGGAAAGACTTTCCGGAAGACATCGTTGCTTCGGGCCCATGTCCGCCTGCACACTGGCGAGCGACCCTTTGTCTGCAACTGGTTCTTCTGTGGAAAGAGGTTCACACGGAGTGATGAACTCCAGCGACATGCTCGAACCCACACAG GGGACAAGCGCTTTGAGTGTGCCCAATGTCAGAAGCGCTTCATGAGGAGTGACCACCTCACCAAGCATTACAAGACCCACCTAGGCACGAAGGGCTTGTAA